The DNA window TTGGCACTATTTCTTTGGGGCTGCCTATTTATTCTTTATAAATACATTCTTCATCTTCTTTGCAACTTTTATTGTTTTAAAGGGTGTATATAGTTTGCCATTCCATAAACAAGACAAAGAGCTTATTCGTCGTAATCAGCTAATATTTCTTGTGATTGGTCTTATTATGGCTATACCAAGTATTTATGCAGGCTATGATATGACTATCAAGTATTCTGAGTCAAATCATTTAGAGCAGTTTATTAAGAATGATGTTAATCAAGCTGGACGTCGACAAGTGATTGATTATTCATTGGATCGAACGAATAAGCTAGTAGACATAGTAGCTATAGGCGCTCCTGTGACTTCGGAGGAACAATCCCAGTTGGAAGGCAAGTTACAGCAGTATAAGTACTTACACTCTTATACACTCCAATTTGTTAATAGCGTAGATGAGAAAAAATCTACTATGGATAAGACAAGTTTGAATCAATCTTCGGAGAACCTTGAAACATATAAAAAATTGAGTAATCTGTACCAGCCGACTTATCAACTAGTAAGTGAAACGATAAATACTATGAAAACGACAGAAGCTGAAGCAAAGGCGTTGTTCCCGTTTGTAAGCAAAGTGGAAGGAATGCCTTTGATAGATAATCTAGAACAGCCTAAAGCGAGTCGCTATATGGTAATTATCCATACCACATCCACTGTATCTGATGCAGATTCGGAACGAATAAAAGCTTGGTTAGAGGCTAAATTATCAGCACCTGTAACTATTTCTGTGGAGCAAACAACGTCAACTCAATAAGTTGATTTTTTGATTTTGATTAGATTGTTTATTATATAGAGCGATATGTATAACGGTACTAAGTTTGATTGAATCTATTAGGTATATTACCTAGTAGTACGGGGAATCAGCTTAGTACCGTTTTTATGTATTTGGCATAGCTAAATGTAATTACTCTTATCTTGCTATAGATTAAAGTTATATTAATGCATATATAAAATCTATTATACGAGTAGGAATTAAATTGATATACTTACTACATCGAAATTATTAAATAATCAAATGTAGATATAAGATAAGAAAAATAAATTTATTATAATATCTACAAATGTTATATACGTATGAGTCCTCGTCCGAGATGTAGGTTTTCATCGTAGATAGGAGGATTACATGAAAAAATGGTTAGCATTAGCAGCGACGGCCGTACTGGGTGCGTCCTTATTGATTAGTGGTTGTGGCTCTTCCACAAATAACGCGAGCTCTAGTGGCTCTAAAGAGGTATTAAAGGTAGCAGCAAATCCTGTACCTCATGCTGAAATTTTAGAACAAGTTAAACCTATTTTGGCTAAGGAAGGTGTAGACTTACAAATCGTTGAATTTACAGACTACATCCAACCAAATATGGCTCTATCTAGCCATGAAGTAGATGCAAACTTCTTTGCAAACGTACCTTACCAAAATAACTACAATAAAGATCATGGTACAAACTTCGTAAGCTTTGCACCAGTTCATATTGAACCATTGGCTATTTACTCTCAAAAAATTAAAGACTTGAAAGACTTGCCAAATGGTGCAAAAGTAGCAATTCCATCTGACCCAACAAATAGTGCTCGTGCACTTCTCTTGTTGCAAAGTGCAGGTCTAGTAACATTGAAAGATCCAACTGGTTTGACTAACACACCATTTGATATAACTAGCAACCCTAAAAATATTCAAATTACTGAGTTAGAAGCAGCTCAAATTCCTCGTTCTATCCAAGATTTAGATGCAGCAGTAATCAATGCTAACTATGCGTTGCCAGCTGGTCTTAATCCTACAAAAGATGGCTTATTCGTAGAAAAAGCTGACTCTCCATATGCAAATCTTCTTTCTGTTAACCCTGGTGATGAAAATAAACCAGCTATCCAAAAATTAGCTAAAGCATTACAATCTCCAGAAGTTAAGAAGTTCATCGAAGAACACTACAAGGGAGCTATCATCCCAGCGTTCTAATTGATCGTTAATACTATATGTATCTGATACAATACCTTCTCATGACAAACTCTATAGATACGAAAAAGGCGTAACACCATTGGTGTTACGCCTTTTTTATTATATTATGCATCAATTGGTTTTGCATATTTTTTCCGATATGAATGTGGTGTTTCAGTGGTAGCCATTTTGAAAATTTTACAGAAATAACTAGTTCTGTTATAGCCTAATGTTTTACTGATCTGATTAACTGTTAGTTGGGAATATACTAATAGTTTTTTTGCTTCTTGTAT is part of the Veillonella sp. genome and encodes:
- a CDS encoding DUF389 domain-containing protein, which produces MKINKYFDIHFERADDATIAKRLIGGAKIKGPALVILILSIFIASIGLNMNSTAVIIGAMLISPLMGPILATAYGFATLNFTVAKSAILRLSLQITIAVLASALYFYISPINTATSELLARTEPSIYDVLIAIFGGLAGIIGQTRKTLDNVIPGVAIATALMPPLCTAGYGLANGDWHYFFGAAYLFFINTFFIFFATFIVLKGVYSLPFHKQDKELIRRNQLIFLVIGLIMAIPSIYAGYDMTIKYSESNHLEQFIKNDVNQAGRRQVIDYSLDRTNKLVDIVAIGAPVTSEEQSQLEGKLQQYKYLHSYTLQFVNSVDEKKSTMDKTSLNQSSENLETYKKLSNLYQPTYQLVSETINTMKTTEAEAKALFPFVSKVEGMPLIDNLEQPKASRYMVIIHTTSTVSDADSERIKAWLEAKLSAPVTISVEQTTSTQ
- a CDS encoding MetQ/NlpA family ABC transporter substrate-binding protein, with protein sequence MKKWLALAATAVLGASLLISGCGSSTNNASSSGSKEVLKVAANPVPHAEILEQVKPILAKEGVDLQIVEFTDYIQPNMALSSHEVDANFFANVPYQNNYNKDHGTNFVSFAPVHIEPLAIYSQKIKDLKDLPNGAKVAIPSDPTNSARALLLLQSAGLVTLKDPTGLTNTPFDITSNPKNIQITELEAAQIPRSIQDLDAAVINANYALPAGLNPTKDGLFVEKADSPYANLLSVNPGDENKPAIQKLAKALQSPEVKKFIEEHYKGAIIPAF